From the genome of Metarhizium brunneum chromosome 4, complete sequence, one region includes:
- the PNAA gene encoding Peptide-N4-(N-acetyl-beta-glucosaminyl)asparagine amidase A: MRHLLWLAPLVVQALAMASATLRGGRDVMDAPNQKGLLDSRAAAGYPDEPLQCFEVTNPVLSSDGIVDGNEILDSYPGSVPPKACKIQLMDHVFGNSYGQPFVSDYTPPDETKCPFNRVIMNFTVVSEGHQFDRLAIMWLGDTEVWRTSTAEPNAHPGISWTYWKDMTTYLSILKRPQKLIFDLGNLINSNYTGSFNTTLTATFIQDQNLTGPAAPPADEIVPFSAGNGASGKGSAFTYPDEKAEKSITLPRNIKRAVLSIAATGQSDEEFWWTNVPEDAINNWEGMTLLGKSSFREVRLRIDGQLAGLSWPYPVVFTGGVSPPLHRPVVGPQAFDLREQEIDITPWLGVLCNGKDHTFGLEVVGADDAVVNRYWLLSGKIFLWLDKRDAITSGCPPKVIISKPNYNPHELAVQNKSLRYDQTISRTLQIKSKIKHTGGKTFESAWSQRFAMQNTGYMLEAGNVQQVNASYEGEDRATKDSASYYYAGYSYPMQVRLVQTAPDDNYTYTLDTNLTQTMQLAVTGNTVFSNGLEPFLARITGRVSGSVIQTTKKGRAFFFKKKDGGSSGFGSTRQTYSFGAKTLANGDGIGFADAQSLYSREVMVNNETTTLDNVWVFGKDLPKTKPQGPPQQPIESNEYAARLIGGKRPGTKIGIQWAKEAVLHGNEKD, translated from the exons ATGAGGCACCTGTTGTGGCTCGCGCCCCTGGTGGTGCAAGCTTTGGCGATGGCGTCCGCGACACTTAGAGGTGGCCGCGACGTCATGGACGCGCCGAACCAGAAGGGGTTGCTGGATTCGAGAGCGGCCGCTGGATATCCTGATGAGCCATTGCAGTGTTTTGAAGTCACGAATCCCGTCTTGTCTTCTGATGGTATTGTTGATGGTAATGAAATTCTGGATAGCTATCCTGGAAGTGTGCCACCCAAGGCGTGCAAGATCCAGTTGATGGATCACGTTTTTGGGAATAGTTATGGGCAGCCATTTGTTT CCGACTATACGCCGCCTGACGAGACAAAATGTCCCTTTAATAGGGTCATTATGAACTTTACCGTCGTGTCAGAGGGACATCAATTTGATCGTTTGGCCATCATGTGGCTGGGCGATACGGAAGTCTGGCGAACTTCGACCGCAGAGCCCAATGCTCACCCGGGTATCTCATGGACGTATTGGAAAGACATGACGACATACCTCTCAATATTGAAACGTCCTCAGAAGCTCATATTTGATCTCGGgaatcttattaatagcaACTATACGGGCTCTTTCAACACCACGCTTACAGCCACGTTTATACAAGACCAAAACTTGACTGGgcctgctgcgccgccagctGATGAAATTGTGCCTTTTTCAGCTGGGAACGGAGCTTCTGGAAAAGGAAGCGCATTCACTTACCCTGATGAAAAGGCAGAAAAGTCAATCACATTGCCCCGAAACATAAAGCGTGCTGTCTTGTCGATTGCGGCCACTGGCCAATCTGATGAGGAGTTTTGGTGGACAAATGTTCCGGAGGATGCGATCAACAATTGGGAAGGAATGACGCTGCTCGGCAAAAGTTCGTTCCGCGAGGTTCGACTGCGAATTGATGGCCAACTTGCGGGCTTGTCGTGGCCGTACCCGGTCGTCTTTACAGGGGGAGTCTCACCTCCTTTACACAGACCCGTGGTTGGGCCGCAGGCTTTCGACCTAAGAGAGCAAGAAATCGACATTACGCCttggcttggtgttttgTGCAATGGAAAAGACCATACGTTTGGCTTGGAGGTGGTTGGTGCAGATGACGCTGTGGTAAACAGATACTGGCTACTTTCTGGCAAAATCTTTCTCTGGCTCGACAAAAGGGATGCTATCACCTCAGGATGCCCGCCAAAAGTGATTATAAGCAAGCCCAACTACAATCCACATGAATTGGCCGTCCAGAATAAGTCTCTTCGGTATGATCAAACGATTTCTCGCACCCTGCAAATCAAGTCCAAGATTAAGCATACCGGCGGCAAAACATTCGAGTCCGCCTGGTCTCAGCGCTTCGCCATGCAAAACACGGGCTATATGCTAGAAGCCGGCAATGTTCAACAAGTTAATGCATCGTACGAGGGAGAGGACAGAGCAACGAAAGACTCGGCCTCGTACTACTACGCTGGCTATTCTTACCCAATGCAAGTACGCCTTGTCCAAACAGCACCCGATGACAACTATACCTACACCTTGGACACCAACCTCACTCAAACAATGCAACTTGCCGTCACAGGCAACACAGTCTTCTCCAATGGTTTAGAGCCTTTTCTTGCCCGGATCACCGGCCGAGTATCCGGGTCCGTAATTCAGACGACCAAAAAGGGCAGAGCCTTCTTTTTTAAGAAGAAAGATGGCGGATCCAGTGGTTTTGGAAGCACACGCCAGACTTATAGCTTTGGTGCCAAGACCCTTGCAAACGGGGATGGTATAGGCTTCGCGGATGCTCAGAGTTTGTACTCACGGGAGGTGATGGTGAATAACGAGACAACGACGTTGGATAACGTGTGGGTATTTGGGAAGGACCTACCAAAAACCAAACCACAGGGACCACCACAGCAACCAATTGAGAGTAATGAATATGCTGCCAGGTTAATTGGAGGGAAGAGGCCAGGTACGAAGATTGGTATTCAGTGGGCGAAGGAGGCAGTTCTCCATGGTAATGAAAAGGACTAA
- the NCER3 gene encoding Neutral ceramidase 3 — protein MASPNHGTEKLGGHWPPPAPQEPRETPSTRRRQRLCGRNLMVLLVVAGAFCVTLFRASGLAATAVLSTSAAYASLYGGSDNVARPGNKWASESLPNGDWPKDQYLLGVGKADITGPVVEINMMGYADFAQIGRGLRQRLYSRAFIVGDMNNPEDRFVYLVLDIQSGDTAVRYGILRGLEALGSRYSMYGQDNVAVTATHSHSGPGAWLNYLLPQIPSMGFDQQSYRAIVEGCILSIRRAHESLAPGHLSVGKTKIMNANINRSLFAYLANPEEERAKYNISSEDDGSVEKDMTLLKFQRASDEKNIGVLTWFPTHGTSMQANNTLITGDNKGLAADLFEKQVQGNGREADGFVAGFSQANMGDASPNILGAWCEDGTGQQCDFKTSACSDGKSNRCRARGPKFGRNDYGAASCFEIARLQHEGAISIYNSLNDQAPNIQGTGVKAIHRFHDMSFYNFTLPNGSEAQTCPAALGYGFGAGTWDEPGHYDLVQHASSASNARFIWRLITWLLKSPSKEQVACQHPKSIILDVGEVSQPYAWTPNVVDIQTFRVGQLFIIVSPGEATTMAGRRWKEAVAKQSIRALPNELDGQDPLVVLGAPSNSYTHYISTQEEYSIQRYEGASTLYGPHTLDAYIERTVASIKYLRSNSSSREHRAKNKYPPDNSGRSISFIIGVLFDRTPWSKDFGDVVNNVANSRYRRGERVSASFVGANPRNNLRLEQTYAAVEYRPSANSPWQQVRDDSDWGLSFYWRRTSKILGLSEVDIKWEIENDAPVGEYRLRYYGDSKSIRGKLSAIEGVSSAFSVV, from the exons ATGGCCTCACCCAATCATGGTACAGAGAAATTAGGCGGTCATTGGCCCCCTCCAGCGCCACAGGAGCCGCGTGAGACACCATCCactcgacgacgacagcggcTCTGTGGTCGAAATTTGATGGTTTTACTTGTCGTGGCGGGTGCTTTCTGTGTTACTCTGTTTCGGGCATCCGGCCTCGCGGCAACCGCAGTGCTATCGACATCTGCGGCGTATGCTTCACTCTATGGCGGATCTGACAACGTGGCAAGGCCCGGGAATAAATGGGCGTCAGAAAGCCTACCAAATGGCGACTGGCCCAAAGACCAGTATCTCCTTGGAGTCGGCAAGGCTGATATTACTGGACCAGTAGTTGAAATCAACATGATGGGTTATGCAGATTTTGCTCAGATTGGACGCGGTCTGCGGCAACGACTATATTCGCGAGCTTTTATTGTCGGGGATATGAATAACCCGGAGGACCGCTTCGTCTATCTGGTTCTGGATATCCAATCTGGTGACACCGCTGTTCGATATGGAATCCTTCGGGGGTTAGAAGCACTAGGCTCTCGGTATTCTATGTATGGCCAGGATAATGTTGCTGTTACTGCAACGCACTCCCACTCCGGGCCGGGGGCGTGGTTAAACTACCTCCTGCCTCAAATTCCGAGTATGGGATTTGACCAACAGAGCTACCGGGCAATTGTTGAAGGGTGCATTTTATCCATTCGACGAGCACACGAGAGTCTTGCGCCAGGACACTTGAGCGTGGGTAAAACGAAGATTATGAATGCAAATATTAATCGCAGTTTGTTTGCCTATCTAGCTAATCCGGAAGAAGAACGGGCCAAATACAACATCAGCTCGGAAGACGACGGGTCCGTTGAAAAGGACATGACCTTGCTCAAGTTCCAGCGAGCTTCGGACGAGAAAAATATCGGAGTGCTCACCTGGTTTCCCACACATGGCACCTCCATGCAAGCCAATAACACCCTTATTACAGGGGATAATAAGGGTCTCGCGGCGGATTTGTTTGAGAAGCAGGTACAGGGGAATGGACGGGAGGCGGATGGTTTTGTGGCAGGCTTCTCGCAGGCAAACATGGGTGATGCGAGCCCAAATATTTTGGGTGCTTGGTGCGAAGATGGAACTGGCCAGCAGTGCGATTTCAAAACGAGCGCATGTAGTGATGGAAAGAGCAACCGGTGTCGTGCCAGAGGACCAAAGTTCGGAAGGAACGACTACGGAGCTGCGTCATGCTTCGAGATTGCTCGGCTACAACACGAAGGCGCGATAAGTATTTACAATTCTCTGAATGACCAGGCGCCGAATATTCAGGGAACGGGTGTGAAAGCGATTCACAGATTCCACGACATGTCCTTTTATAACTTTACATTGCCCAACGGATCAGAGGCGCAAACATGCCCGGCAGCGCTTGGGTACGGCTTTGGAGCCGGAACGTGGGACGAGCCTGGTCATTACGATCTTGTGCAACACGCCTCCTCTGCTTCGAATGCGAGGTTCATTTGGAGACTTATTACCTGGCTCCTCAAGTCACCTAGCAAAGAGCAGGTCGCTTGCCAGCACCCCAAGTCCATCATTCTAGACGTCGGCGAGGTCAGTCAGCCATACGCGTGGACCCCCAACGTGGTTGATATCCAGACATTCAGAGTAGGTCAACTTTTTATAATCGTCAGCCCGGGAGAAGCAACAACGATGGCCGGACGACGGTGGAAGGAGGCTGTAGCAAAACAGAGTATTCGGGCATTGCCAAACGAACTAGACGGCCAAGATCCTTTGGTGGTCCTTGGAGCGCCAAGCAACAGCTATACTCATTACATTTCGACACAAGAGGAATATAG CATTCAACGCTACGAAGGTGCCTCTACACTCTATGGGCCACATACACTTGATGCGTACATAGAGCGCACAGTTGCGTCGATAAAATATCTCCGATCCAACAGTTCAAGTCGTGAGCACCGCGCAAAGAACAAATACCCGCCAGACAATAGCGGACGGTCTATCAGCTTCATAATTGGTGTTCTCTTCGATAGGACACCATGGTCCAAAGATTTTGGAGACGTAGTAAATAATGTTGCCAATTCTAGGTACAGAAGGGGCGAGAGAGTCTCGGCGTCCTTCGTCGGAGCCAATCCTCGCAACAATCTGCGCCTTGAACAGACATATGCTGCGGTTGAGTATCGTCCATCAGCAAATTCGCCATGGCAACAAGTTCGAGATGACTCGGACTGGGGACTCAGCTTCTATTGGCGACGGACGAGCAAGATACTCGGCTTAAGCGAAGTTGACATCAAATGGGAAATTGAAAATGATGCCCCTGTAGGGGAATACAGACTACGATACTATGGTGATTCGAAATCGATACGAGGAAAGTTGTCAGCGATTGAAGGAGTGAGCTCTGCATTTAGCGTTGTGTAA
- the gutQ gene encoding Arabinose 5-phosphate isomerase GutQ, with product MTENCHAERRPIQTSAVIVLGARQRPALPPPSPPTPCASPSDQALVDPTEPFSLEDQERERQHEQQSAQNSYQQCPQESPSKESRLRRGLHVLNTEALALAALTKLYETDSTAREGFDKAVQVITRQALASGKLIVIGVGKSGHIGKKLVATLQSLDIRAVFLHPTEALHGDLGIIDAHDTLLFITFSGKTQELMLMLPHLDDALPTILLTSHTHRDTCEFIKRRPRTILLPAPIPESEQASFGVSAPSTSTTAALALGDALAITVANEIHHNVSAAFAKNHPGGAIGAAAATTAKPPQILGHICVPIADIPSLEGLELSSKATGIDLLRAGFGSKSGWIRMEDKVAAPSRIRKISNTGMNQTVGELPNMFVSRHDMIVMSSDTTIHQAGNMIRTARRDDAEDISCVTESIVCVTDGDNVIGMVEACHLLEVSQHQQ from the coding sequence ATGACCGAAAACTGCCACGCAGAACGCCGGCCCATCCAGACCAGTGCCGTGATAGTACTTGGCGCAAGACAAAGACCAGCTCTTCCACCGCCATCCCCACCAACACCGTGTGCCTCGCCATCAGACCAAGCCCTAGTCGATCCAACAGAACCATTCAGCCTAGAAGATCAGGAGCGGGAGAGGCAGCACGAACAGCAGTCTGCTCAAAACAGCTATCAGCAATGCCCTCAGGAATCGCCGTCCAAGGAAAGCCGTCTCCGCCGCGGCTTACACGTCTTGAACACGGAAGCACTAGCATTGGCTGCCCTTACCAAGTTGTATGAAACAGACTCAACGGCCCGCGAAGGGTTTGACAAAGCTGTCCAGGTGATTACACGCCAAGCTTTGGCCAGCGGAAAGCTCATTGTGATTGGTGTCGGGAAGTCTGGCCATATTGGCAAGAAACTTGTCGCCACGTTGCAAAGTCTAGATATACGCGCCGTCTTCCTGCATCCAACCGAGGCATTGCATGGAGACTTGGGTATAATTGACGCCCACGACACACTACTCTTCATCACCTTCTCCGGAAAGACACAGGAactgatgctgatgctgccaCACCTGGACGACGCATTGCCAACCATCCTGCTCACGTCCCATACTCACCGTGATACGTGCGAATTCATCAAGCGGCGTCCGAGGACTATCCTGTTACCGGCCCCGATCCCTGAAAGCGAGCAGGCATCCTTTGGGGTTTCTGCACCATCGACATCGACAACCGCCGCACTGGCACTCGGTGACGCATTAGCAATCACCGTTGCCAACGAGATTCACCATAATGTGTCTGCAGCATTCGCAAAGAATCACCCAGGGGGTGCCATTGGTGCAGCAGCGGCGACGACCGCGAAACCGCCCCAGATACTGGGACACATTTGCGTCCCAATAGCGGATATCCCTTCACTTGAAGGACTCGAACTGTCGTCAAAGGCCACAGGCATTGATCTTCTTCGGGCAGGATTCGGCTCCAAGTCCGGCTGGATAAGAATGGAGGACAAGGTTGCGGCGCCCAGTAGAATAAGGAAGATTAGCAACACTGGTATGAACCAGACCGTTGGGGAGTTGCCAAACATGTTCGTATCCCGCCACGACATGATTGTCATGTCGTCCGACACGACAATTCACCAAGCGGGCAATATGATCCGGACGGCCCGACGAGACGACGCTGAAGATATCTCTTGCGTAACAGAATCCATTGTTTGTGTCACGGACGGCGATAACGTCATTGGGATGGTGGAAGCATGCCATCTTCTCGAGGTTTCACAACATCAGCAGTAA